A region of the Cannabis sativa cultivar Pink pepper isolate KNU-18-1 chromosome 3, ASM2916894v1, whole genome shotgun sequence genome:
GACGGAAATAGCTAATTGCTAACAGAATATCAGTTTAggaggttttaccaccaaaattttagaattgagGGTTAGTTACAAATACCTGATCACTTAAGAAGATTATGCCGCAAATAACCGTTAATTTATTATCCATCAAAATGCCTTTAGCTAGAGTGGTCCTTAGTTAATATTTAGTTAGATTATTATCTTAAAAGTCTTCTTCTTTCTGCAGTTCTTAAAAAACTTCGGAATCAGTCACAAACCCTAATCTCTCTGAATCGAAAGCCACCGTCTTCACTTGCCAATTCACTCTGTTTTCCCCTAAGACATTAGTATCTGCAACTACTTCTACAGGTAAGGGACAACAAAACAAACGATTCTATGTCTTTTTTTTAAAGGGATCAAAGGGTTTTTTGCTGTTAGCTGTTGCAGGTCATTCATGGCTGAAAAAAGAGTTAAAAGTACATCATTGATGGGTGAGGATGATAAGGAGGACAGAATTTCAAAACTACCTGATGCAATAATCACACATATCTTGTCATTTCTTAAAACCCGCAATGTGATTAAGACATGCATCCTTTCAAAGCGTTGGAAACTCATGTGGTATTTAGTCCCCAAACTCATTTTCTGTAATTACTGTTCGAAGTATTATGGTAACTGCAAATTTGTGGACAATTGTTTGAAATACCGAAAGAGAGGTATGAAATTTATCCCCGATTCAGTCATAACTAGTTTTAAGCTTCATTATTTGTATGAAAGTAGGATGGATAGCCGCTTAAATAGATGGTTAGCTTTTGCAGTTAAGAATCAAATCAAGAACATAGAAGTTCGTTTGAACTGGTTACACAGGAAGAATAATGATTATTACTACTACTGCTTACCTGAAACACTAGTGGTCAATGGAAATTTTTTGACAGATTTGAAATTGTGTCTGGTAGAGTTTGATTCTTCTTGCCAATCATTTAGTTTTTCATCCTTGAAATCATTGTCTTTGTCTGCTGTTCGTTTTGCTGATAGTGATATGCTAGATAATCTGTTGTTGGGTTCTCCTTCCCTTGAGGAATTAAGGTTAAGAGATTGTTGTTTGGAAACTGATGATCAGCTACACATCCACGTACGTAATTCAACTCTCAAGGTCTTGGAAATTGAACAAACAGAGGCTCTAGTGGAGAAAATTGAACTCATAAATCTTGAATCTTTAATACTAAAATATGTTTCCTTTGACAAAATAAATCCCTGTGCATGCAAGGAAattagaaatcttacattgactTGTGAATGGGGTGAGGAAGAGTTGTCATTATTGGAATATCTCATCTCAAACCTTAGTCTCCTTCAGCATTTGACTTTGAACAACTGTTATAAAGGGATGTTGAAGCACATTGAAATCTCAAGTGAGAGCTTGGAAAGTTTAACTTTGAATAACCGTTTGGATTATGAAATGACTGTTAGAATTGAATCAGCTCCAAAATTAGCATCAATTTGCTATAAAGGTAATATCAAATTTAGTATATCAATGGCGGAGTCATCGAATTCGTTGACTGGAACATTCATAATTCCGATACAGCATAGGGACTATGACATCATATGGTTTATTAAtttgatgaatttttttttgaatctgaATTGTTCGTGGAATAGGGTGCACCTACATGTTAGATCAGCTGAGGTATGTTTATTACTTATCTTATTTGATTATGTGTTGTTTCAAGTTTATATTATTAGTCCATATATGTGTACTTTATATTAATAAGTTTGTGCATTTACACATGAAGGCTCTTATCTTGCCCGAAGAAGTGAAGAGGGTATGTCGTTCTCCTTTGGTTAATTGGGAGGATCTTAGAGTTCTTACTGAATGTGAACTTGAGAGGGAATCCGACTTGAGAGATGCTTTGCGGTGGATTTCTCCTTCTTTAAAGACACTATCTATAGCAAAAAAGGCACGCTTACGTCGTTATCAAGTATCTTATGGATGTTGTTAAATTTGCTCATTGCTAGATAAGTGTTTTTGAGACTGTATTTACCTTTTATGTAGTTTAGGACTAATGAATTTGGATGCTATATTGATGCTATCTTGTAGTTTAGCTAATTTGCTGAATTGTGGTAAATGGTAACTTTAAAGTTCATGATCAACTTAAGAATTGCGCTTGAAACATTCTATGGCTTCTTAGATTACTGTACTGATTTTATTTATGCATTTTCATATTGTCTAAAAACTTCAGATTGATATTTTACTGTGTAGGTTGATGCTTCTCAAATCTCTCGATATTAGTATATACTTGAATCTCTGTTTTTCAATGAAGTGAGAACTCAAAGTGAAAGGAATATATCAAACAAATTCAAAGTCACATATTAGAGGCCACAATACGCATactttatctatatataaatttttggtCCCTAGATTCAAGTTGTGTATTGTAATTAAATGAGTTGGTTTGTTAATTAGTTTGTCAAATTTGTCTTGTGTGATTTGATTGGTTCAGCTTAGTCAATAGGAAATGTTGTGAGAACTGAGGCATATACAATACAAGATTGATTAGTATATCCCATTGTAATAAGTCCCTGTGCTGTTGTGTACTCTTTCTTGTTCTAGCAATGTATAATTCAACTGTATTTTATGGTGTTAAGAGGAAAAATAAACTTCCAGTTCAGGTGAGATTTATTGCCTGAGCAATCTAGCTCA
Encoded here:
- the LOC133035739 gene encoding F-box/LRR-repeat protein At5g02910-like, giving the protein MAEKRVKSTSLMGEDDKEDRISKLPDAIITHILSFLKTRNVIKTCILSKRWKLMWYLVPKLIFCNYCSKYYGNCKFVDNCLKYRKRGMKFIPDSVITSFKLHYLYESRMDSRLNRWLAFAVKNQIKNIEVRLNWLHRKNNDYYYYCLPETLVVNGNFLTDLKLCLVEFDSSCQSFSFSSLKSLSLSAVRFADSDMLDNLLLGSPSLEELRLRDCCLETDDQLHIHVRNSTLKVLEIEQTEALVEKIELINLESLILKYVSFDKINPCACKEIRNLTLTCEWGEEELSLLEYLISNLSLLQHLTLNNCYKGMLKHIEISSESLESLTLNNRLDYEMTVRIESAPKLASICYKGNIKFSISMAESSNSLTGTFIIPIQHRDYDIIWFINLMNFFLNLNCSWNRVHLHVRSAEALILPEEVKRVCRSPLVNWEDLRVLTECELERESDLRDALRWISPSLKTLSIAKKARLRRYQVSYGCC